In Perca fluviatilis chromosome 19, GENO_Pfluv_1.0, whole genome shotgun sequence, the genomic window ATAGCCAGCCTGGATCCCGTTCCTCAAGCCTCGTTCATGACCTCCAGTAACAGTTTCCTCTGCACAGACAAATAAACAGTCAGAATGCTCTTATTTACAGATTCAGATGTGCTTTACATCTTCAAATGTTTGCAAGTGTTTCTTACTTGTACAGTCTTGTGGACATATTGATGTATCTTTGCTTTCAACTGCATCGCAAAAGCTATCTGGACATGTCCGAAGGTCAGGGGAGCAGGTCGAGTAATTTTCAGATATTCCTGGAACGTAAACACAAAAGGTAGAAAAACGTAAGAGGGAAACAAACGTTGAAGTTTGGCTAGCACGGCTTGATGTTAGAGTGAATTTAAGTCCTTCAAAATGAGGCTGAAAGAACACTGTGGTGGCCCTCTTTAGCCATCATACAGTGTTTATTAAAATTAAGACCACATTTTCCATGATTCTGACAGGACAGGATGTTACTGGGAACGATACACATGCTGGTtccattaccaccactgaggaaAACATGTTCTCAGTGAAGACCATCACATTTGGCTCTAGTTAAAAAACTCTCAGGTCTGGACTATATAGTCCACAGACATGATTCaatgatgttaaaatgttatacaattccaaaaaaaaaacaacacagctatTTGTTTATTGTAAgtgttcattaaaaaaatgtacctTTTTCAGAGCCTTGCCTCCACTGGCATCTCCCTGTTGTGGCTCCGAGGCCTCGGACAGACTCACATTCTCCTCGTCGTCTGTTTTCTGCACAGGACAGGAACTGCTGGCTCTCCTGACTGGCCTTGTTTGCTATGTACAACAAGtgccaaaaaacacacattaaaatatctttaaaagaCATGTGGGAGAAGAGAAAACTGTTGACAAGAGTCTGCACATGTGTGCCTGCGGTGGTGTTGAATTAGTTAGGAAGTGAAACACAAACTGTGTCCTAAATAGCAGCAAGTGATCACCATATCTAGAGAAAACCGAGCTAGTGAGGACAATCTTCTTCCAAACATGAGCACGCTGTGTGCAATGTAGATTAAAGATAAACACAGACTACATTATGATGTGAAGATTAAACCCTTTCTTTTTAAAACCTTGTGATATGTAAAGTGGACCCTGACTGTTAAAGTCTCACCTTCACCATCTAGTATGATGTGGAGCTGCGTGCTGGCCTCTAGCTGTGAGTTCTCCTCCTGGGCTACAACAAGGTACTGCAGGTCCTGGCACTCGGGCCTGCGCAGTGCCTCCGAGTCGTTCACATAGAGCAGTCCCCACATCTCGTCGGGGGCCTGGGTGATGCCTACGGCTGCATAGCAGGACTGCACATCAGCAGACATGTTCTTATCTGGCACCTCGAGCTGGTATGTGACCCTGAAGCCATCGAACTGCTGGCAGTTTTCCACACAGACTCTGCCCACCTGAGGTGAATGGGACAAGAGATTTGAAAGACAGTAAGTAATTTATGTGGAAGGTTGGCTTAATGTAAACACATTCATGGATCGCTGTATTACAGAAATACTGATTATTATATTTTCTTATTgagccagcaggtggcagccCTCTTAGTGTGttcaacaccttttttttttatttggagcatttttgcctttattcgaaggaaagctgagatatgaaaggggagagagaggtgggagACATTCAGGAAAactgtcacaggtcagacttgaaccctggaccttctgcgtcgaggaagaAACCCCTGCagatgtgcgcccgctctaccaactgagctaaccggctaCTGTTCAACACTTTTTAAGTGGCTATGATGTCTATATAGTGAATAGAATTAACATTGTATAATATTTCAGAGTTAAATCTTATTGGGGGATAAAAATATTGCAACATCAACACTTTAAAGCATTTTACACTTCTGGCCACTTCAGTCACATCAACACAGGTACTGGACTGTAGCTTATTTCTGTACTGGACAGAAATTATTAACATGCTTAGAGGTTTTTACCCTTGGGTCACTTCTGAATCCCAGCACAATtatttttagcatctttcagcactgaggctttgtttgagctCCTCAGGTGACATCTTTATCATCTTCAAACATGTTGATTGGGATGCCTACAGCTGTGGCTCATCCAGTAGAGAGCTTTGGATGTGAATTcctaaaaacttaaaaacatgtCTACCTATGACAGCGAAAAACAAAGAGTTCTAGATTTGTAAAGCGGGTAGTCATGAGTACCTGAGCGTAAACAGAAGCTCTGCGTGTCAATGTGTACATGTGCGTGATGTTGGCGAAGCGGATGTGGACGGGTAAGATGGTGACGTTGAAGTGCAGCAACACTGTTCCCTCTAGACCTGGGTAGGTGGTGTCATTGACCAGGTAATCCAGCTGCAGGGTGCGATTCTCGGTCACATACAGGTTCTTCTTCAGGACTAGCTCTAAAATCAAGGGGGAAATGTAGATTAAAAATGACAGTGTTCATAAAAGCAGATGATTCGTAGTAGCCCCTAAGGGTTACTTACGGTAGTCGTGGACGGTCTCTCGAATTCCTCCAAGAGCAGCTTTCTTTTCACTGAAGGTGCCCTTTATGTCAAATGTTTCCTTTATCCATGGCTCATTATTGAGCAAGGTCCCCACATACTTATTGTGACTCTGGTCTATGGGGTAGATGGGGGTTAAATCCCTGTCAAAGACGAACAAAGCACCAAAAGAGCCAccctggggggaaaaaagggagaCATTTGTAAAGAAGATCAAATCGTCCAACGATGTCTATAAAACCAAATCAAAACTGATCCCGTCTGTGTCTCATCAGTCTTCTCACCTTTGTCCGATTGAAGCTGATGATAATATCTGCTGTGTCTGTTCCATTCACGTAGGGTGCGTTATCGTCCTCATCGTTGACATAAACATCCAGGGAAGTTTCCACCTTGGTGATCAGTGTTTCTGTCCGGACTGTGCAAACCAGCAGGAGTCGGTAGCATTCGCTCTCCTCGCGGTCCAACGGAGCCGTCACCACCAGCTCTGTGGTGTTCCCATTTACAGCAAATGGTGCTGGGGTATCTGCAGGCAAGAGGAGCAACCACAAgcaggtgtgtatgtgtcagaGATGGTATGGGCGTGATTTACAAGCAACATTTTTGCCAAACAGTTGCCACTGTGGCTACAGGTAACAGTAATGGAATGATAGCATTTAACTATGGGCTATGGACAAAACCCCCTGTATTtaattaaagctacattgtgtaagaatttctcccatctagcggtgaaattgtatatgacaagtgaatattactttctagcccctcccattccaagcgcgttttaactcctacggtggccgaacccgaaattagctctctcCATCGTTTATACGCAGCTGTTGTAGCCACTCCAATATAAAATTTGGTCTTgtcgcttccctggcgagtaatctccccattgcattcgtcacggtgccactaggtgtaagagggcgaaatgcggaggtatgtccctctttggctaatgtattttaaagatggaggcgctacatggctaCCGTCATTCGAGTTGCtcatatgtattctgaatgattcttaATGCCAGATTCTATGCTtatgagaatactttgattagttggacgaagtaattacacatgaatgagcacatatttgtgaaagaacaaagttttttttgctaagaatcaacaaaaaaaaatacgcAATGGTGCCTTTTATTACTTATgatttatcttcttttttttaagatcatttttttggggcttttccctttatttagagagtgacagtggatagacatgaaagggggcgatagatgggggatgacacgcagcaaagggaagcaggtcggactcgaacctgCGCCGCCACAGGACTCAGCCAATTCAGggtgcacgctcttactgggtgagctagaggccgccccacgattttaacttttaatttgtaAGAGGAAGGATGTGTCATTTCTTCTTGCAAATGTTACAAAGTCTCTCTTTACTGCGGCTAACCTGATTGCACATTGTATGAGATGGTGTAGTTGGGGCAAACGTTGAGTCTGGTGAGACGTCGGAGTTGCCGTAGGGCCCCTGGGAACCTGTTCTCCATGATGTGGGGGTTGGAGGTGTCTCTGTGCGGGAAGCATAGTTCCTTCATGTCCGTCTGAGCACAATGAGGCATCGTGGCGTTGACAAAGTCCAGTGTGAGCCGAGGGTAGTTTCTGATGCACTGGGACTTCTTGGTGAAGTTGGGTAACACAGTGGCATACAGGAACAACTTCATCACCGACCACGAGTGTTGATCTGATGAGACGCacagccaaaacaaaaacaagcagcGTTTTAATTTCAGACAGTGCTCTTTTTGATGActaagcttctttttttttgttgcctgtATGCAATTACATTATCATCCCGAGGGCAGAGACCTGCACACGGAGCCAAAGCAGTATTAGTATGCAAAGAGCATAAACGTCAAGAGCCTAATTTACTCTCATGTGTAGGGGACACCTGGCACTGAGAGGAGACTATACACTACCATTAAAAGGCTTGCATGCAACTCACTCAGCAAGGCGAAGTCACTCTCCTCCAAGGTTttgttcagatacagtattccTGTATTGACGTCCATGTTGAACCAGGAGCTGTAGGCTGGGCGTCTGATAGAGCTCTTCCAGCACAGGTAGAAGTGCGGCCGCTCAGAGTCGCTGTCCAGCATGGCGTGGACCTGGAGGATCGGCGTCCCCGCCTGCTGGCCAACATACACAGTCTCAATGTACTCATTCTGAGGGAAGTACAGCCCTGTCGCTCCTGCAAAAAGAAGACATAACCAGATGTTAAAAAAACAGGCAGCAATGAATCACAGGGGGATTATATTCCCTTCAAGGAAATCATTGTGATAACTGAAAATTAAGCATTACAGtattcttattctttattttataaaggacaacacacattaatcaacatttctgtaaatgtgccagtgttagccagccggctaattttcaattgtagtcctttggccagatgattttagaccagagcaacaagaaacagcaagacattagtacaggttacactatacagacagaagtcaacatgACACCATACGGACAGCTAGAGCAACAAATAAGATTTCTCAGTAAGCCACGCAGAGCTACAGGACGCAGCAAGACATTAGCACAGTTACACATCAACAGTATCCCCAGTACTGCTGAGACCTCTTATTACAGAGCAGTTATCAGACATCTCTTTCTGGATATTTAACTGTGGGAACAATACCCACTGACAATGCTTTCTTGGCCACTGAATGGAAATGAACACATACATGGAATATGACggcttcagtttttttttttcctccactcATACGTCTTTCATCTCTCCCGTTAGCGGAAATTGAAAGGAGGGCTCAAATGACACTTATGCAGCTCTTTTAATAAATTCCTCATACGGTCAATAACATGTGGTTTCCGATTCTCCTTGTGTTCACCTTGAGAAGTTTAATTACAAGGGATAACGTGATATGGAGGAGAAATGAATCATTACCTGCCAGAAGGGAGTGtggggtgtgtgcatgtgtgtggaggAAATCCATAAAGAGCTAAAGCAGGCTGTGTGTTTGACAGGAAAATGGAGATGTGAGTGTTCCTCCTGTAATTATATCCCTGTTGTGTTCCTCTTTGACGATGGTAGGCGACCATTTAGGGAACGCACTAATGTCATTAGCAGACAGCGAAACTGGATTTTCTATTTCTGTTGGCGCAGTTCAGGCCTCGGCTCTGGTTTCAGACATTGATTTAATTTTGCGGGGGTTGGATGACAGGAGGCCGAGCTGACGGATAAAATGTGGCCGTCCTTCCTGAAGGATGGAAATACGCTCGTTCACTTATTAAAAGTGTTCCTGAGACAAATACAAACAGCAGGCCACTTGTTTGTTAATCCTGCTGGGATGGTAGGAGTCAGTTTCATGACTCAGATTTTAGGAATGATTTTCCATTTACAAAAATTTACCACAGCCAGATTAGAACCATTCATGctcatgcttaaaaaaaaatcttgaggGCTTGTTTGGCATATCATTCTTATATAGAACTGATAGACGCCACCCAAAATGTTGCTGCTGTCAAAAAAAGAATCCCAACTGctcactacaaaaaaaaacatttcatatggatttgttattttttgtgtACAAGACTCAACTAGTACAATGACGAAAGGGAGCAACATCATGAGATATTTTTAACAATATACTCAATAAGACAATTTAGAGGCAAACATTATTGGCAAGgcttaacaaaaacatgaaaacatgaaataataCGAATGATCATTTACATTCTTTCATAAACAGCAGGCAATGGAATAGGTCATTCATTCATAATTTTATGTCTCTATTTTGGACCCACAATAAAAAGGAGGTTAATTCAATTGGCTATGTTTGTTTCCTGAGTTGCATAAAACAGGATATCATTTACAGTCAATTTGGGATGTTATCAAGCTGTAGATTTCAAACCAGACCAAATGATCATGAAAAGATGATCTAAAGTTTCCTCTTTAGTGAAACAACATTTATTCAATGACACACGTTCAATGACGCTGATACATCTTTGCCTGATGAATGGCCAATTTGGGCTCAAAACATCATACTTTTTCTAACATAATAAAATAGTACAGTGTTGCAAAACCTTgggagacagaaacaaaatggtTCAACATGGATGGATGGCCTTACTATAGTAGTACAAGATGGTATCGcacacagtaaataaataaaaaaagatttacatgTAACTCTCAGCAACATATGCACTCTGAATTTTAGGATGGTTTTATGTGAGGAaacatagaaagaaaaaaaatcatgcagTCTGATCTGTACTTCAAATGGCCTACAGAGGGAGTCATTATCTCACTGACACAGGCCCTTCAAGAGTGGAGAACTGCAGCTTAATCAGTATCAAAATACATTATTAGACTAATGCCTGTATTAATTTGCTAATATGCTAGGATCCTGGTTTCATTTGTATCTTTAACACTAACTAGGAAAATACTTCCTACAGCCCTTAGATAAATACAGACAATTAATTGAATTACCGATATctaacacatgacactgtcatgaatcaAGCAGAGCAGATGACAACAGCTCTACAAATAAAACTAGAGGGTTCAACGTATTAACCAGTGGGAGCTGAACGCATTTATGAATGCTGGGCTTGGCTCAAAGCCACGGTGGCTGGACCCCATGCAACACAATTTGCTTATATCATTCAAAATTCAATTTCTTTCCAGGACTGAAGCCAACAGAAAGCAAGCAGTTTATATCAAAACTAATTAATTGAATGGATCAAGCAGGCCTCGCTTAGCAAATGGCATCTTTGGTCTGTGAAGCCGAAAGCATGACTCATTACCATCCCTGATGCACAAGAATGAAGGATATACACATAGTAATGACATTTCACCTCTGATGACTATGCACGGCTAatgactttcaaaataaaagatgcaatgcaggttttatttaaattttctgTCGTGGGAACATTGACAAATATTATTTTCAGAGCTGGACGTATACTGGAACAATAAGCTGTTTTTGGAACAGCCTTGACCTCCCATAACTCAAAGTGTGTAAACATTAGCATCATAAGCAGACCTTTTACAGCCTTCAAACATCTATAAAACTGATGCTAAGCTGCCATATATAGTGTCATTTCTTCAAAAGCCGAAGTAATTTTGCAAACAAAGCCAGTGTTTGAACAGGAGGACTATTGTAGCAATCCATGTTTACAATAGATATCATGTACTGCTGAGTGGATCCTGAAATTGAACTCGTACGTCGCTTGTTtggtgaaaaacaacaacaatggaaaAGCCTTTCACTCGTCTATACACGTATGCCTTTGGAGATGGCAGTTTCCGTAAGTTAATTATGGCCTGTGTCACTTCTGTCTCATATTTTAactgcgaaaaaaaaaaaaaaaaaaacaccaccaaaaaaaaagtccagaacTGACTGGTACTGGTGGCGGACCTTGGGGGCGCCGCCCTTTCCGCGTCCCAGACAAAGACAGGAACTCAATTAGCTCAATGCGTGCTTCGGCTGATAGATTTACCAGCTATGAGCTCATGTGCTAGACTAATCAATCCCACAGGCTCTACCTCTGTGAATGCCCCTCTAAGTCTCAATAAAACAAAACGTTGAATCTCCCACCCAGACGTCCTCACTGAGCATCCTTGTCATCGGCATTGCAGATCTGGAAAACGGATTCGTTCATccggctgcacaattaatcacaattttattgaaatcgcaatatggactagtgcaatatccaataTGTGTTAAAGGCAAACAaggtgtcaaaccattctgaaatAAGTATTGTACATGCTGCTGAGACGTAccatcctacagactaaagaaaaaagtcTTTGTTTGGTATAGATTCTTGCAAAAATCATACgataatcttttttattttttttatttaatatttttcaatgagaaCAATGACCCAAAaattatcattccctccaatatcgtaaatcatatcgcaatcgcaatatcagtcaaaataattgcaattagatattttcctcatatggtgcaCCCCTAATTCATTCCCTCACTAATCGTGTCTGTAGACTGGAGCTCCTGCGGTGAGAGCTCAGCCTGGTGCCCTTTCTCTTCCCAATGTCAACGTGTGTTGCATCTGTGCCTGCTAACGACCCATTGGAAAGGCCGTGTATCTAGCAGCAGACCAATCAATAACCGTACTAATCAACAGTGATGCTGATTGTTTTCCACTGATGAGACAGACGGCGAGAAAGGCCGATGGCTACATGTGTGCAATCATCTCCACTGCACATAATACCCACTTGTTTAGCTGCATGGCCACAGAAATATTACATCTACTGCACGGGTTTCATTTCACGGCCTCAATAAAGTCCATCGATATCCACATTTTCAAATAATCCATCACCTGTTACAAAGTAGTTGTAGCCAGCAGCATTAAGGAGCATTCACCCAGTTGTATCATGGTgatataaatacaataaatatgacAATCACTCTGAAACCTATGATGATTACTCTGCTTCCAAAGATGTAACAGTTATGGGAATGGTTCTCTTAAAGGAATTTAATTAAGTAAAAAGCTGCACATTGAGCTATAATTCCATTTATGAAAGCTATTATTGATCAGATGTTTGGAAATCTCTCCCTCTTAGTTTCCTATGCCAGTATGCTATGCGCGATTGCTTCGTCATATCACTCTGGATCCAGAACCTGGATTTAATATAGTCTGATTGTGATGCTTTTAATCTCAAAACAATAAGGCGTAATAAGGAAAGAAAGTCATTTCCTGTTATGATGACACAGTCATCAAACTTTTCATCGGAGTAATACGATATCTGATCCCAGTTTGGAGGAGGTAGTCAGGCTCCAGGTAGATTACTCAGTTTACCGTGATGCATACCGTAACATAATAATCAATTAGCCTACAACATAATGTAATCCAATTAGCCCTCAGAGAATACAAGAGTCGAGATCCAATGAACCATGTTCATCAGTCATCAAGAAATCTAATAGAACATCTCCTCAGGGGTTAGCTGCAAGTACAAATTCAGTTTAAGAATTCCTGTGGGAGTGACAGTGGCATCAA contains:
- the ret gene encoding proto-oncogene tyrosine-protein kinase receptor Ret isoform X2; amino-acid sequence: MGSSCGFSRGNIVVVLLLLLLEGATGLYFPQNEYIETVYVGQQAGTPILQVHAMLDSDSERPHFYLCWKSSIRRPAYSSWFNMDVNTGILYLNKTLEESDFALLNQHSWSVMKLFLYATVLPNFTKKSQCIRNYPRLTLDFVNATMPHCAQTDMKELCFPHRDTSNPHIMENRFPGALRQLRRLTRLNVCPNYTISYNVQSDTPAPFAVNGNTTELVVTAPLDREESECYRLLLVCTVRTETLITKVETSLDVYVNDEDDNAPYVNGTDTADIIISFNRTKGGSFGALFVFDRDLTPIYPIDQSHNKYVGTLLNNEPWIKETFDIKGTFSEKKAALGGIRETVHDYQLVLKKNLYVTENRTLQLDYLVNDTTYPGLEGTVLLHFNVTILPVHIRFANITHMYTLTRRASVYAQVGRVCVENCQQFDGFRVTYQLEVPDKNMSADVQSCYAAVGITQAPDEMWGLLYVNDSEALRRPECQDLQYLVVAQEENSQLEASTQLHIILDGEANKASQESQQFLSCAENRRRGECESVRGLGATTGRCQWRQGSEKGISENYSTCSPDLRTCPDSFCDAVESKDTSICPQDCTKETVTGGHERGLRNGIQAGYGTCYCYAERCFCEKEDIEEAICDDMCKTIIATALLLSFIVSILLSSFFIHRYHKNSPKPPIASAEMTFRRPAQAYPISFPGNLRRGSQESIETETFKIPEDPKWEFPRKNLVLGKTLGEGEFGKVVKATAFRLKGKAGYTTVAVKMLKENASHSELRDLLSEFTLLKQVNHPHVIKMYGACSQDGPLYLIVEYAKYGSLRNFLRESRKVGPSYMGRDTNRNSSYLENPDDRALTMGDLISFAWQISRGMQYLAEMKLVHRDLAARNVLVAEGRKMKISDFGLSRDVYEEDSYVKRSKGRIPVKWMAIESLFDHIYTTQSDVWSFGVLLWEIVTLGGNPYPGIAPERLFNLLKTGYRMERPENCSEEMYNLMLRCWKQEPDKRQTFSDISKELEKMMVKSRDYLDLAASTPADALLYDDALSEEDTPLVDCNNAPLPRTLPSTWIENKLYGRISHAFTRF
- the ret gene encoding proto-oncogene tyrosine-protein kinase receptor Ret isoform X1, translated to MGSSCGFSRGNIVVVLLLLLLEGATGLYFPQNEYIETVYVGQQAGTPILQVHAMLDSDSERPHFYLCWKSSIRRPAYSSWFNMDVNTGILYLNKTLEESDFALLNQHSWSVMKLFLYATVLPNFTKKSQCIRNYPRLTLDFVNATMPHCAQTDMKELCFPHRDTSNPHIMENRFPGALRQLRRLTRLNVCPNYTISYNVQSDTPAPFAVNGNTTELVVTAPLDREESECYRLLLVCTVRTETLITKVETSLDVYVNDEDDNAPYVNGTDTADIIISFNRTKGGSFGALFVFDRDLTPIYPIDQSHNKYVGTLLNNEPWIKETFDIKGTFSEKKAALGGIRETVHDYQLVLKKNLYVTENRTLQLDYLVNDTTYPGLEGTVLLHFNVTILPVHIRFANITHMYTLTRRASVYAQVGRVCVENCQQFDGFRVTYQLEVPDKNMSADVQSCYAAVGITQAPDEMWGLLYVNDSEALRRPECQDLQYLVVAQEENSQLEASTQLHIILDGEANKASQESQQFLSCAENRRRGECESVRGLGATTGRCQWRQGSEKGISENYSTCSPDLRTCPDSFCDAVESKDTSICPQDCTKETVTGGHERGLRNGIQAGYGTCYCYAERCFCEKEDIEEAICDDMCKTIIATALLLSFIVSILLSSFFIHRYHKNSPKPPIASAEMTFRRPAQAYPISFPGNLRRGSQESIETETFKIPEDPKWEFPRKNLVLGKTLGEGEFGKVVKATAFRLKGKAGYTTVAVKMLKENASHSELRDLLSEFTLLKQVNHPHVIKMYGACSQDGPLYLIVEYAKYGSLRNFLRESRKVGPSYMGRDTNRNSSYLENPDDRALTMGDLISFAWQISRGMQYLAEMKLVHRDLAARNVLVAEGRKMKISDFGLSRDVYEEDSYVKRSKGRIPVKWMAIESLFDHIYTTQSDVWSFGVLLWEIVTLGGNPYPGIAPERLFNLLKTGYRMERPENCSEEMYNLMLRCWKQEPDKRQTFSDISKELEKMMVKSRDYLDLAASTPADALLYDDALSEEDTPLVDCNNAPLPRTLPSTWIENKLYGMSYPNWPEKSPVPLNRHDATNPVFTRYANDSVYANWMALPSPAKAVDKLDS